The window GCTCAAACGCCTGACCATAACCAATCCCTAAAAAATGACGCATCGCCTGCTGCGCATCTTCGATGTCGTATATCGGCTCAATCGGAGGCTCGTCCTTTTTTTCACGCTTATAGTTGACATGCTCCGCATCGCGCATTTGTATAAAAGCCGAATCCTGAAGCATCACCGAACATAAATCCACCGTCGGCTCCGAACAATAAATCGTACCTTTAAAACCTTGTTTGACGAGGTTGGGAATATTGCCGCTGTGATCAATATGCGCATGCGAGAGAATCATCGCATCAACGGAAGCCGGGTCAAACGGGAACGTACGATTCCGTTCAAAAGCTTCCTGACGCCGCCCCTGGAATAAGCCGCAATCCAATAACAGTTTTTGACCGTTGATACGGATCAGATGCTGCGAACCGGTCACACTGCGGGCTGCCCCGCAAAATTGTATATCCATGATACTTCCGTAATAATTTAATTATACCGTCCGGCGTCGCCGTTCAATCAATACATCAAAAATAGTCTGTATGACATCCGATTCGTATATCGTTTTACCGGCACGCTCATGTTTAGCCATTTCGATCATCGCCTCTGCGACCGCCTGGGCGCGTATTGCGCGATATTTTTTCCATCGGCCGACCAATAAAAAGCCAAGCGCTCGAAATACAACAATTCCTAACGCTTCTCCGATGCGTCGCTCGGATCTTTCGCCGACCAAAAAGGAAGGCCTGAAAATTGATAGCGAACGAAAGCGCAAAGTTTCCAACGCGTTCTCCAGTTCGCCTTTGACCCGACTATAAAAAACACCGGACGATGGCTTTGCACCGATAGCCGTAACGACCAAAAAATTATTAACGCCGTTCTCTTTCGCTATACGTGCACATTCGAAGGGATATGTAAAATCCACTTTGTAAAAAGCCTGTTTTGAACCGGCCGTGCGCATCGTCGTACCGAGCGTACAAAACACATCATGCGCTTTGATCCAATGCGCGGCATTGGTCAACTTATCAAATTCCACGACATGTTGCGTCAATTTTGCGTGCGTAAAAGCAATAGGCTTACGCACCAAAACAATGACGCGATCATAGTCCCGATCTTCTAAAAGCGCATTGAGCAAATGCTGTCCGATAAGGCCGGAAGCACCTACGATCAATGCGGAACGTTTATTTTGCATAGTGCTAAAAGGATGATAAACCGTTGTTTAGTTTAAACTATTTTTTGACTAAAAACAGTAGAAAAATAACATCATTTCAACTACATTGTCCAAAATAATTTTTTTAGATGAAGAGGAACGTAAAATGAAAACCTGGATATTATTTTTAGCGACCGCACTCTCCTTAAATGCTCAACAAATTTCGACGCCGCGGCCAAGCCCCCGCGCAACCGTATCGCAAACCGTCGGTGTTACGGAAATGACCGTAAGCTATCATCGTCCGGGTGTAAAGGGTCGTACGATTTGGGGTGAACTGGTGCCTTACGGCCAGGTGTGGCGCGCCGGAGCCAACGAAAGCACCACCATCAGTTTTTCTGACGATGTCACAATCGAAGGTCAAAAAATCCCCGCCGGTTTGTATGGCATTCAGATGATACCTGAGGCCAATGAGTGGACCGTAATTTTGACCAAGGACGCCAAACTTTGGGGATCATTTAACTATAAACCCGAAAACGATGCCGTGCGCATCAAAGCCAAACCCACTTCCGCAGAAATGACCGAACGTCTTCGATATTCATTTGAAGATGTCAACGACAATAGCACCCTGCTTACCATGCAATGGGAAAAATTGAAAGTCGCGTTTAAAATAGAAACCGACACACCGAATCTGACATTTACCAAAGCACGCGCCGCCATGAATTGGAGCGGACTTATGCAGGCCGCAGCGTATTGTCTTGATAATAATATCAACCTCGAAGAAGGCATGAAGTGGATTGATTTGTCCATCGGTATGAATGAAAATTATTATAATCTCCGCACCAAAGCCCAGTTTGTAGATAAAACCGGAAAACGTGCCGACGCTATCAAAGTCATGGAACGTGCCATGGAGCTTTCTAAAAAAATGCCCTCTCCGCCCTTTGATATCAAGCGCATGGAAGAAGTACTCAACGAGTGGAAAAAGAAAAAATAATTTCCGGAGTTTTCATGAAAAAAATAGTTTTTTACGTGTTCATCGCTATCGCGGGGATCATCACGGCACACGCCCAGCAGCGCCTCAAAACGCCCGATGCCAGTCCGCGTGCCGTAGTCGAACAAACCGTCGGTATGACCGAAATACGTGTAACCTACTACCGGCCGGCGGTGCATGAACGAATCATCTGGGGCGATCTCGTGCCTTATGGCGAAGTCTGGCGCGCCGGAGCCAATGAAAATACGACCGTTTCGTTTTCGACCCCCGTAATCATCGGCGATAGAGAAATACCTCCCGGCACTTACGGCCTTCATATGATCCCGATGCGCGACAAGTGGACGATCATACTGAACCGTGATCACAAGGCATGGGGCAGTTTTTTTTACAATGAGAACCACGACGTTATTCGGTTTAATGTCGAACCGGAAAACTCGGCATTTCAGGAACGCCTGCTTTATACTTTCGACGGAATCGAATCGGACCGTGTAACCCTCGCGCTCAAATGGGAAAAAATCCGAATACCGATTCCGATCCGGGTTGATCTGCATGCCACCGTCCTGGCCGGTTTCAGAGACGAATTAACCAACGTGTCCGGTTTTTTCCCTGAACCTTATGTTCAGGCCGTCAACTATTGCGTACGTAATAAAATAAATTACGATGAGGCGCTTCGTTGGATTGATCACTCGATTGAGCTGCAGGAATCATTTGCCAATCTGAATGCAAAATCGCGCCTGCTGGCAGCAATGGGAAAAAACAAGGAAGCCGATTCGCTCAATGCGCGTGCCATGTATCTCGCCACGGAGGTTGATCTCAACAATCTGGGCTATAGCCTCATGGGCGAAAATAACTTCAAAGAGGCCTTGGCGATTTTTCAGAAAAACGCCAAAGAGCATCCGACATCATGGAATGTTTTTGACAGCCTGGGGGAGTTATACGAACGCATGAACGATAAAAAAGCCGCGATCGAAAACTATCGTAAGGCGTTATCGCTGGTAAAAGACGGACGGAATAAGCAGCGGTTATCTGAAACTATCAAAAAGTTAAGCGGTCGCTGATCGCAGGTAAATCATATCAAAGTTGTTTCAAGGGTAGTTATTAAAAACCATGGTAAAACAAAAAGGTTACTATCCTTGGAACAACGTTGTTTTTTGTCTGAAAAAATAAATCACCCAGGCCAAACCCACCACCAAAGCACATCCGATCACATTGTACCACAAAAAAGAAATGGGTGTAAAAAAGTAACATAAAAAGACAATAACTTCGGCTATGATCGCCGCCGTAAAAGCCGATGTGCCGCCCACTTTTTTCCAGTAAAACGCCAATAAAAATATTCCCAGGATCGTGCCATAAAATAAGGATCCCAGAATATTGACGGCTTCAATCAGAGAACCTAACTGACCCGCCAATTCGGCAAATCCAACAGCGAATGCACCCCAAAATACAGTAGCCCATTTGCTAACGCGTACGTAATGCGCATCCGAAGCATCTGAGCGAAACATCCGCCGGTAAATATCCACCACTGTAGTCGAAGCCAATGCGTTGAGTTCTGCCGACGTGGAAGACATGGATGCCGCAAAAATAGCCGCGATGATAAGCCCTACCAATCCGACCGGAAGATAATCCAGCACAAACGTGAGGAAAATATAATTAGTATCGTTGGTATTCGCCGAAGGATCGTGGGCTTTGATCAGGTCCTTAGCCTTTTCTTTCACTGCGGCCATCTGTTTGTTGATATCGCGCAAATTCGCCTCTTGCTGTTCCATACGCATTTCATCACCGGATTCTTTTGCGGCATTCCATACATGCAGAATCTCTTGTTGCCGTTTAAATAATCCCGCGTGATCGTTTTCCAATCGGACATAATCGGCGGCATACGAGCTTTGATATATACGTTCGGTTTCCAAACGATTGAAAAAAACAGGCGGCATAGTAAATTGGTAAAATGCAAAAACCATAACACCGAGTAAAAGAATCAAAAACTGCATGGGTATTTTCAAAAGACCATTGGTCAAAAGTCCGAGACGCGTCTGTGCAATAGACTGACCGGTAAGGTAACGGCCGACCTGTGATTGATCTGTTCCGAAATAACTTAACTGTAGAAAAAAACCGCCGATGAGCCCCGACCACAACGTATAACGATTATCCCAGTCCCAGGTAAAATCTACCGTATTCATTTTACCCTGACTGCCGGCAAGATGCAATGCATCATTGACTGAAATGCCATCCGGCAAAAGTGCTATTACCGTCACAAAGGCCGCCGCCATGCCGGTTAAAATAATCATCATTTGATGAAATTGCGTCCAGTTCACCGCACGTGCACCGCCTGTCGTCGTATAAATGATCACCAGTCCGCCGATCAGCAGGTTCGTCAATACCAGATTCCAACCCAAAAGTAATGACAAAATGAGCGACGGCGCATATATCGTAAGACCTGCACCAAGTCCGCGCTGAATCAAAAAAAGAAATGAAGCCAGTGTCCTCGTTTTGAGGTCAAATTGTTTTTCGAGAAATTCATATGCAGTATATACTTGTAAGTGCCGATAAAAAGGCACGGCCGTGATACAAAGCAACACCATCGCAAGCGGGAGGCCAAAATAAAATTGTACGAAACGCATACCGTCGGCATAACCCTGTCCCGGCGTCGAAATAAAAGTGATCGCACTCGCTTGTGTCGCCATGATCGAAATCGCAACCGTCCACCACCGCATGTCGCGATTGGAAAGGACATACGAATCCATTGTAGCCACACCGCGGCTTTTATAGATACCGTACGCAATAATAAAAATAAGAGAAACGGCGAGTACCGTCCAATCCAGGGCGGTCATTGGTAGGCAATCCGTATGATATAGAAGATGAAAATGTAAACGGCCAACATCGTTACAGTCAATCCGTACCAACCGCGCCATGACTCAAACGGCGACGGTACATTTTGTTCTTCGTCAGACATACAACCCGAATTTATAATGTGGATAAAACTTGGATAGTGGTACGAATATTAAGAAAGATGGTTTCGTGTCACATCAAAAAGTCGAGCTCTTTTACAAAATCATCCGTCAGATTTTGAACCGGCGGTGATGCCTGTACAGGATCCTGCATCACTTCCTGCAATTCGCCGCGCAGCGCAATATCAATAAATTCCGGGAGCAGCTCTTCATCAAAATGTTTACCTATCCCCTCCTCAAGCAAATGGCAAGCCTGGATAGATGTTAATGGTTCGCGGTACGGGCGCGCACTGGTCAACGCGTCAAAAGTATCGGCAATAGCAACGATACGCGCTTCGATGGGAATGTCTTTCCCTCCGATTTTGTACGGATAACCTTTGCCGTCCATGCGCTCATGATGATAAGCTATGATATTAATCAGCGGCTGACTGGACTTCAGAGGACCGCAGATTTTCACGCCGATATCGGGATGCTTTTTAATTTCATCATACTCTTCTTCGGTCAACTTGCCTTTTTTGAGCAGTACCGAATCGCGTACGCCGATTTTACCGATGTCATGCAGTATTGCGCCTTTGTACAAAATATCTTGAAACCCTTTGGGTACACCGAGCGCGACGCCCAGCTTGATCGAATATTTTCCGACTCTTTCGGAGTGACCACGCGTATACGGATCGCGCGCTTCCACAGCCCGTGAAAACGCGAGGATCACTTCATCAAAATCTTCGAGATTCGCATTCAACTCTTTCATACGTATGGCCGAACGAACGCGCGTCTTAAGCTCCATCGCATCAAAAGGTTTCGTCACGAAATCGTTGGCGCCGGCTTCGATACCGCGTATCTTGTCGGCGGGTCGCGAAAGTCCGGTTACGATGATCACAGGTATATTTTGCGTGGCTTTATTTTCTTTGATTTGACGACAGAGCTCAAACCCGTTGACATAACGAATCACCGTTTCCGTCAATACAACATCCGGCTGAAATTTGGGTAGCATTTCAAGAGCGGCTTTACCGTTGGGTGCTATCTGCACTTCGATGCCGTCATTGATCAGCATGTCCTGCACTTCTTGCGCAATACGCATCTCGTCGTCCACCAGCAAAACCCTGTGGCGACGCTCCGTGTACCAGTGCATTAAGTCTAATTTTTTAAGTTTGCCCTCCGTACTCATACGGCGGTTTATTCCTCCAAATTGAGATTACGAGGACGCTTCAGTATTCGTCGTCCTGCCGTAATCGGTGTTTCTTCACCGACGATTTCGATCACAAAATCATCGACCCAAATTTTTCCTTTACCTTCCAGCCATACACCGTAAAAAATGCGTTCGGCATCCACGGGTACTTGTATGACGACTTCCTGTTTTTTCCATTCGATCGTACCTTTGATCGGACGATCGTACATAAAATCATTGAAGCCTTTGTAACCGCGTGCATCCAAACTAACGAAAAGACCACTCCAATTTTGAATATTATCCGCATTGACAAAAGCCGAAATGCGTATGCGTTTACCCTTGTAATCCGCGGGAGAAGCTTCTTGTAATAAGATCGCCGCGCCTTCCGGCTGGGCATTTCGGGACTCGATGAAAGCGCTTACTTTGCCATTATATTTGGTACCCTTATCAATACCGATGGCGTAATCTTTC is drawn from bacterium and contains these coding sequences:
- a CDS encoding MBL fold metallo-hydrolase; this translates as MDIQFCGAARSVTGSQHLIRINGQKLLLDCGLFQGRRQEAFERNRTFPFDPASVDAMILSHAHIDHSGNIPNLVKQGFKGTIYCSEPTVDLCSVMLQDSAFIQMRDAEHVNYKREKKDEPPIEPIYDIEDAQQAMRHFLGIGYGQAFEPLPGVRATLYNAGHMFGSAMILLEITHNGRKVRFGFTGDLGR
- a CDS encoding NAD(P)H-binding protein, with the protein product MQNKRSALIVGASGLIGQHLLNALLEDRDYDRVIVLVRKPIAFTHAKLTQHVVEFDKLTNAAHWIKAHDVFCTLGTTMRTAGSKQAFYKVDFTYPFECARIAKENGVNNFLVVTAIGAKPSSGVFYSRVKGELENALETLRFRSLSIFRPSFLVGERSERRIGEALGIVVFRALGFLLVGRWKKYRAIRAQAVAEAMIEMAKHERAGKTIYESDVIQTIFDVLIERRRRTV
- a CDS encoding DUF2911 domain-containing protein, with protein sequence MKTWILFLATALSLNAQQISTPRPSPRATVSQTVGVTEMTVSYHRPGVKGRTIWGELVPYGQVWRAGANESTTISFSDDVTIEGQKIPAGLYGIQMIPEANEWTVILTKDAKLWGSFNYKPENDAVRIKAKPTSAEMTERLRYSFEDVNDNSTLLTMQWEKLKVAFKIETDTPNLTFTKARAAMNWSGLMQAAAYCLDNNINLEEGMKWIDLSIGMNENYYNLRTKAQFVDKTGKRADAIKVMERAMELSKKMPSPPFDIKRMEEVLNEWKKKK
- a CDS encoding DUF2911 domain-containing protein produces the protein MKKIVFYVFIAIAGIITAHAQQRLKTPDASPRAVVEQTVGMTEIRVTYYRPAVHERIIWGDLVPYGEVWRAGANENTTVSFSTPVIIGDREIPPGTYGLHMIPMRDKWTIILNRDHKAWGSFFYNENHDVIRFNVEPENSAFQERLLYTFDGIESDRVTLALKWEKIRIPIPIRVDLHATVLAGFRDELTNVSGFFPEPYVQAVNYCVRNKINYDEALRWIDHSIELQESFANLNAKSRLLAAMGKNKEADSLNARAMYLATEVDLNNLGYSLMGENNFKEALAIFQKNAKEHPTSWNVFDSLGELYERMNDKKAAIENYRKALSLVKDGRNKQRLSETIKKLSGR
- a CDS encoding sodium:solute symporter, with the protein product MTALDWTVLAVSLIFIIAYGIYKSRGVATMDSYVLSNRDMRWWTVAISIMATQASAITFISTPGQGYADGMRFVQFYFGLPLAMVLLCITAVPFYRHLQVYTAYEFLEKQFDLKTRTLASFLFLIQRGLGAGLTIYAPSLILSLLLGWNLVLTNLLIGGLVIIYTTTGGARAVNWTQFHQMMIILTGMAAAFVTVIALLPDGISVNDALHLAGSQGKMNTVDFTWDWDNRYTLWSGLIGGFFLQLSYFGTDQSQVGRYLTGQSIAQTRLGLLTNGLLKIPMQFLILLLGVMVFAFYQFTMPPVFFNRLETERIYQSSYAADYVRLENDHAGLFKRQQEILHVWNAAKESGDEMRMEQQEANLRDINKQMAAVKEKAKDLIKAHDPSANTNDTNYIFLTFVLDYLPVGLVGLIIAAIFAASMSSTSAELNALASTTVVDIYRRMFRSDASDAHYVRVSKWATVFWGAFAVGFAELAGQLGSLIEAVNILGSLFYGTILGIFLLAFYWKKVGGTSAFTAAIIAEVIVFLCYFFTPISFLWYNVIGCALVVGLAWVIYFFRQKTTLFQG
- a CDS encoding response regulator — translated: MSTEGKLKKLDLMHWYTERRHRVLLVDDEMRIAQEVQDMLINDGIEVQIAPNGKAALEMLPKFQPDVVLTETVIRYVNGFELCRQIKENKATQNIPVIIVTGLSRPADKIRGIEAGANDFVTKPFDAMELKTRVRSAIRMKELNANLEDFDEVILAFSRAVEARDPYTRGHSERVGKYSIKLGVALGVPKGFQDILYKGAILHDIGKIGVRDSVLLKKGKLTEEEYDEIKKHPDIGVKICGPLKSSQPLINIIAYHHERMDGKGYPYKIGGKDIPIEARIVAIADTFDALTSARPYREPLTSIQACHLLEEGIGKHFDEELLPEFIDIALRGELQEVMQDPVQASPPVQNLTDDFVKELDFLM